One window of Quercus robur chromosome 12, dhQueRobu3.1, whole genome shotgun sequence genomic DNA carries:
- the LOC126708481 gene encoding uncharacterized protein LOC126708481, translating to MNIKQREDETLRSYIARFNKEALLIDEVDNEILVAAFTNGLRKGKFLFSLYKNDLKTMPDVLYRATKYMNAEDALLARKKKPKKRERQEEPRLDRGRKVARTRDIREDRCSKPATGRFASFTPLNTPIDQVLMQIKDEGALTFPSKLKEDPSKRSRDKYCRFHRDHDHDTSDCYDLKQQIEALIKQGKLQRFISKERTDQPQEPPARRENKRHRPPLGDIRMIIVGIATSSSSKKVCKTYLRMVQNVQLAGGLQHALSPCGQWELCRYLILSSIQQMRIGRERLIPTNAPLVGFKGTKVHPLGAVTLPVTVGDYPQQITKDVTFLVVDCSSAYNAILGRPTLNSWKAVTSTYHLMIKFPTEYRMGEVIRDQVVAHECYISMLEMEDHLQTMCIEEQRIIAELVEGLEEVLLDDSRSERTTRIDTLASPLELVVEIRELEKQKGELEAELKKAFAI from the exons ATGAACATTAAGCAAAGGGAGGATGAGACCTTGAGGTCGTACATAGCCCGCTTTAACAAGGAGGCACTCTTAATTGATGAAGTTGACAATGAGATTCTTGTGGCCGCATTTACGAATGGGCTacggaagggtaagtttttgttttccttatacaaaaatgacCTAAAGACTATGCCGGATGTACTCTACAGGGCTACTAAGTACATGAATGCGGAAGATGCATTACTGGCTCGCAAAAAAAAGcccaagaagagagaaagacagGAAGAACCTCGACTAGATAGGGGGCGAAAGGTAGCGAGGACACGAGATATAAGGGAGGACAGATGCTCGAAACCTGCCACTGGAAGATTCGCAAGCTTCACCCCGCTAAACACCCCAATTGACCAAGTCCtgatgcagatcaaggacgaagGAGCCTTGACATTCCCTAGCAAGTTGAAGGAAGACCCTAgcaaaaggtccagagacaagtACTGTCGTTTCCATCGTGACCACGATCATGACACATCTGACTGCTATGACTTAAAGCAGCAGATAGAGGCTCTTATTAAGCAAGGGAAGTTGCAAAGATTCATCAGTAAAGAGAGAACAGACCAGCCCCAAGAACCACCTGCCCGGAGAGAAAATAAGCGCCATAGGCCACCTTTGGGAGATATAAGGATGATTATAGTGGGCATTGCAACTTCCAGTTCTTCCAAGAAGGTATGCAAGACCTACCTACGAATGGTTCAGAACGTCCAGTTGGCGGG GGGATTACAACACGCACTAAGTCCTTGTGGACAATGGGAGCTCTGCCGATATCTTATACTATCTAGcatccagcagatgaggatagGGAGAGAACGGTTAATTCCAACCAACGCACCACTCGTAGGATTCAAAGGAACAAAGGTGCATCCCCTAGGAGCAGTCACCTTGCCAGTAACGGTCGGTGATTACCCTCAGCAAATCACCAAGGATGTCACATTCCTGGTTGTTGATTGTTCATCTGCATACAATGCCATATTGGGTCGCCCTACTTTGAATTCATGGAAGGCCGTAACATCAACCTACCATTTGATGATCAAGTTTCCCACCGAGTACAGAATGGGAGAGGTAATAAGGGATCAAGTGGTGGCACACGAATGCTACATTTCCATGCTAGAGATGGAGGATCATTTGCAAACAATGTGTATAGAAGAACAACGGATAATAGCAGAACTGGTGGAAGGGTTGGAAGAAGTACTCCTTGATGATTCTAGGTCGGAACGAACAACGAGGATAGACACTTTGGCCAGCCCACTA GAATTGGTGGTGGAGATAAGAGAACTTGAGAAGCAAAAAGGTGAACTTGAAGCTGAattgaaaaag GCATTTGCCATCTAg